Proteins encoded in a region of the Acidimicrobiia bacterium genome:
- the cpaB gene encoding Flp pilus assembly protein CpaB, translating to MGRRTLVLVVALLLAAVATFAVYNFLSNVEEEARQDRAYVEVFVAADDLSEGTQGSAVLEQIRYVLREIEAVNYCEPEEACDPGTLDANKVIGNIDQLNAALRNRVAAGPISRGQVLTTDQWVEITTEIQPLAGRISEGKEAITVFVSAERGVYGFIEPGDRVNVIVSMDLELEVPVGEELVIGEVQPTPDETGPTPVTETNTVTKAFTRYVLQGLPVLAIGQEVKPDEDAPVEIVAPTTAAEGEAAPAAEQAPGNIVLTLELTPDQAERMVFAQENGSVWLTLVPPSFIAVSDQPTEGVTVEKLFGPEYGFLTKLFPFLADLEELLAEE from the coding sequence ATGGGTAGACGGACACTCGTACTGGTGGTTGCGCTGCTGCTCGCAGCCGTCGCCACGTTTGCCGTGTACAACTTCCTCTCCAACGTTGAAGAGGAAGCAAGACAGGACCGAGCGTACGTCGAGGTCTTTGTAGCAGCGGATGATCTATCGGAGGGCACTCAGGGAAGTGCGGTTCTGGAGCAGATACGGTATGTGCTGAGAGAAATCGAAGCCGTGAATTACTGTGAACCGGAAGAAGCGTGCGACCCGGGAACACTGGACGCCAACAAGGTTATCGGGAACATCGACCAACTGAATGCCGCGCTGCGCAACCGTGTTGCGGCGGGTCCGATTTCCCGTGGTCAGGTACTGACCACCGACCAGTGGGTTGAGATCACAACCGAGATCCAACCCCTGGCCGGGCGCATCTCGGAGGGCAAAGAGGCGATCACCGTGTTCGTCAGCGCCGAGCGCGGCGTGTACGGCTTCATCGAACCCGGCGACCGTGTCAATGTGATCGTCTCGATGGACCTGGAACTCGAAGTCCCGGTCGGGGAAGAACTGGTCATCGGCGAGGTTCAGCCGACGCCTGATGAGACCGGACCGACTCCTGTGACTGAAACGAATACCGTCACGAAGGCCTTCACCCGATACGTTCTGCAGGGCCTTCCGGTGCTGGCGATCGGTCAGGAAGTGAAGCCGGACGAGGACGCTCCGGTCGAGATAGTCGCCCCGACCACTGCTGCGGAGGGCGAGGCTGCTCCCGCCGCCGAGCAGGCCCCCGGCAACATCGTTCTGACCCTCGAACTGACACCGGATCAGGCCGAGAGAATGGTCTTTGCACAAGAAAACGGATCCGTCTGGCTCACGCTGGTACCGCCGAGCTTCATCGCGGTCTCCGATCAGCCCACCGAGGGCGTGACGGTTGAGAAGTTGTTCGGACCCGAATACGGGTTCCTGACCAAGCTGTTCCCGTTCCTCGCCGACCTGGAAGAGTTGCTCGCAGAAGAATGA
- the rpsA gene encoding 30S ribosomal protein S1 translates to MTTENESAPIADEASDAVADLEPETPAAIIDQTTDEPVAPDAADEAAEEETASTVTESAVEEAPAEPVTEDAPVGAVAETAAEETPAEPAAEDAPVEAVVEEVAETAPEAEEPIVKKSTPIVAKTVGQLPDDIADDFIAALEHTVLEFSEGDIVEGTVVSIDQNEVLVDIGYKSEGVIPVSELSIRNNVDPAAVVTPGERIEAVVLDKEDDEGRLILSKKRAQYERAWGRIESITNEGGTVTGPVIEVVKGGLIVDIGLRGFLPASLVELRRVRDLDQYVGQDIEAKVIELDRNRNNVVLSRRAFLEEAQAEQRQAFLDELAVGEIRPGVVSSVVNFGAFVDLGGMDGLVHVSELSYQHVNHPSEVVKVGDEVMIKVLEVDLDRERISLSVKQTQDDPWEAFSREHEVGSVVDGNVTKTVPFGAFVSVGEGVEGLVHVSEIAAHRVESPELELSIGQPVKVKVTEMDESRRRVSLSIKQASPDWQDRPQPAAAPPREPRRRAPERREFEREAETTEERSFNVDSSLEAILQELKERGIGRR, encoded by the coding sequence ATGACGACCGAAAACGAATCCGCGCCTATCGCCGACGAGGCGAGCGACGCGGTGGCCGACCTCGAACCGGAAACTCCGGCGGCCATAATCGACCAGACGACCGATGAGCCCGTGGCGCCAGACGCCGCCGACGAAGCAGCTGAGGAGGAGACGGCATCAACCGTCACCGAGTCTGCCGTTGAAGAGGCACCTGCCGAGCCAGTCACCGAAGATGCCCCCGTTGGGGCTGTCGCGGAGACCGCTGCGGAGGAGACGCCCGCAGAGCCCGCGGCCGAAGACGCCCCGGTTGAGGCCGTCGTCGAGGAAGTCGCCGAGACGGCTCCCGAAGCCGAGGAACCCATCGTCAAGAAGTCGACTCCGATCGTCGCCAAAACCGTCGGTCAGCTGCCCGACGACATTGCCGACGACTTCATTGCCGCACTGGAGCACACGGTGCTCGAGTTCTCCGAGGGCGATATCGTCGAAGGCACCGTTGTGAGCATCGATCAGAACGAAGTTCTCGTCGACATCGGCTACAAGTCCGAAGGTGTCATTCCGGTATCCGAGTTGTCCATTCGCAACAACGTGGACCCCGCCGCGGTGGTTACGCCGGGCGAGCGCATCGAAGCGGTCGTGCTCGACAAAGAAGACGACGAAGGTCGCCTCATCCTCTCCAAGAAGCGCGCCCAGTACGAGCGCGCCTGGGGTCGCATCGAGTCGATCACCAACGAGGGCGGCACCGTCACCGGTCCCGTGATCGAGGTCGTCAAAGGCGGTCTGATCGTCGATATCGGTCTACGCGGATTCCTGCCGGCCTCGCTCGTCGAGTTGCGCCGGGTGCGCGATCTCGACCAGTACGTAGGTCAGGACATCGAAGCGAAGGTCATCGAACTGGATCGGAATCGCAACAACGTCGTGTTGTCCCGCCGGGCCTTCCTCGAGGAAGCTCAGGCCGAGCAACGCCAGGCTTTCCTCGATGAGCTGGCAGTGGGCGAGATCCGGCCGGGTGTCGTTTCGTCGGTCGTCAACTTCGGTGCGTTCGTGGACCTTGGGGGAATGGACGGACTCGTGCACGTCTCCGAGTTGTCCTATCAGCACGTCAACCATCCTTCCGAGGTTGTGAAGGTCGGCGACGAGGTGATGATCAAGGTACTGGAGGTCGATCTGGATCGTGAGCGGATCTCCCTGTCGGTCAAGCAGACCCAGGATGACCCGTGGGAAGCCTTCTCGAGAGAGCACGAGGTGGGATCGGTTGTCGACGGAAACGTGACGAAGACCGTTCCGTTCGGAGCGTTCGTGTCGGTCGGCGAAGGTGTCGAAGGCCTCGTGCACGTTTCGGAGATCGCCGCGCACCGCGTCGAGTCCCCGGAGCTCGAGCTTTCAATCGGCCAGCCGGTGAAAGTCAAGGTCACCGAGATGGACGAGAGTCGCCGTCGCGTGAGCCTCTCCATCAAGCAGGCCTCGCCGGATTGGCAGGATCGTCCGCAGCCGGCGGCCGCTCCGCCCCGGGAGCCGCGCCGTCGCGCACCCGAGCGTCGCGAGTTCGAGCGGGAGGCCGAGACGACCGAAGAACGATCATTCAACGTAGATTCGAGTCTTGAGGCTATCCTGCAAGAATTGAAAGAACGTGGGATAGGCCGTCGCTAG
- a CDS encoding AAA family ATPase yields the protein MTTDYDWDQFGILIVDDDDEFLDEAKRVFDGRVPTARTLADAQRAVEAGDTALVLLGPSHAHEAGIKAATLLQEIDPDISLVLVAGTVTAPLLRAALRAGLTDVIEAPVSATKLAEILDQVESRPQRKPAVGAVEPYAPTGPREGRIITVMSAKGGSGKTVMATNLAMLLAQNHDPKRVVVVDADLQFGDVCLVLQLEPRLTVVNAAQEIHRLDNALLDSLLTKHPTGMSVLAAPLEPAFADEISTASMVEILGRLRTMFDYVIVDTASLLDELLLSLLERADEVLFVVDMDLPSVKNAKLALETLRLLKFPSAKIQLILNRSNAKARLDEKEIEKSLKMKISASVPSDGLVPASVNEGRPVVESAPKSKVAKGFETVYNLVAGPTSESSRASKRRWI from the coding sequence ATGACAACAGACTACGACTGGGATCAATTCGGGATTCTCATCGTCGATGACGACGACGAGTTCCTAGACGAGGCAAAGCGGGTGTTCGACGGTCGCGTTCCGACCGCGCGCACGCTGGCCGATGCGCAACGCGCCGTTGAAGCGGGGGACACTGCTCTCGTCTTGTTGGGGCCGTCGCATGCACACGAGGCCGGGATCAAAGCTGCCACGCTCCTGCAGGAAATCGACCCCGACATCTCGCTCGTTCTGGTGGCAGGTACCGTTACCGCCCCGCTGCTGCGTGCCGCCCTCAGGGCCGGCCTCACCGATGTGATCGAGGCGCCGGTTTCGGCAACGAAACTGGCGGAGATCCTCGATCAGGTAGAGAGCCGCCCGCAGCGCAAGCCGGCGGTCGGGGCGGTGGAGCCGTATGCGCCGACCGGACCCCGTGAAGGGCGCATCATCACGGTCATGTCGGCCAAGGGTGGAAGCGGCAAGACCGTCATGGCGACGAACCTCGCCATGTTGCTGGCCCAGAACCACGACCCCAAGCGAGTCGTGGTGGTCGACGCGGATCTTCAGTTCGGTGACGTTTGTCTCGTGTTGCAGCTCGAGCCGAGACTGACCGTGGTCAACGCCGCTCAGGAAATCCACCGGTTGGACAACGCCTTGCTGGATTCGCTGCTGACGAAGCATCCCACCGGGATGAGTGTCCTGGCCGCCCCGCTGGAGCCGGCATTCGCCGACGAGATATCAACGGCGTCGATGGTGGAGATCCTCGGCAGGCTGCGCACCATGTTCGATTACGTGATCGTCGATACGGCCTCCTTGCTCGACGAGCTGCTTCTCTCGCTGCTCGAACGAGCCGATGAGGTCCTGTTCGTGGTCGATATGGATCTGCCGAGCGTCAAGAACGCCAAGCTGGCACTGGAGACCCTGCGCCTCTTGAAGTTCCCCTCGGCCAAGATCCAGCTGATTCTCAATCGGTCCAACGCCAAAGCGCGCTTGGACGAGAAGGAGATCGAGAAGTCATTGAAGATGAAGATCTCGGCGAGCGTTCCTTCCGATGGTCTCGTCCCTGCTTCCGTCAACGAAGGCCGTCCGGTCGTCGAGAGCGCTCCGAAGTCCAAGGTGGCCAAGGGTTTCGAAACCGTATACAACCTGGTGGCAGGGCCGACATCCGAGTCAAGTCGGGCGTCAAAGCGCCGATGGATATAG